A single region of the Labeo rohita strain BAU-BD-2019 chromosome 3, IGBB_LRoh.1.0, whole genome shotgun sequence genome encodes:
- the LOC127162726 gene encoding serine/threonine-protein kinase pim-3, whose translation MGQTLTGQHMILTSTPLNTFGMNCNGDCREVNSDLTEDPSLDVPNSGYLKTPVHVIPDLSADVSLAIVCSTDVPGADVPQTTVCAADVPSDDVPQATVCATDVLNADIPEATVCATSDGVPTAFFSATSNCSDDATAGFFSSMSDYRVRQAPVRAAAVCRVKVPRATVCAVPDSTVYVPQALIRPTADCSADVPQASVCQTQDTVSSLLSDLEDNDTLIIDISGCSYEISSQLGEGGFGTVYAATRLDDGFQVAVKIASKRNTKFISIDGYSKPLPLEVALQILANQGPRVPEIIQLLDWQMERDHYVIVLERPMPCQSLYEFMESYKGSIKEDMARAIMRQATHAAQTCCQRGVFHRDIKLENLLINPDTLEVKLIDFGCGAILTSEGYTSFAGTDDYYPPEYLFIGKYHGKPATVWSLGIILFAMLTWKFPKRRDLRLINDKIWTKHGLSQECHDFISCCLQIDPKQRIELEKLSLHNWFKA comes from the exons GTCGAGAAGTCAATAGTGACTTGACTGAAGACCCTTCACTAGATGTACCTAACAGTGGTTATCTTAAAACTCCAGTCCATGTTATACCTGACTTGAGTGCTGATGTCTCACTGGCTATAGTCTGTTCCACTGACGTCCCTGGAGCTGACGTCCCACAAACCACAGTCTGTGCAGCTGATGTCCCTAGTGACGACGTCCCGCAAGCCACAGTCTGTGCAACTGACGTCCTTAATGCTGACATCCCGGAAGCTACAGTCTGTGCCACATCCGATGGCGTCCCTACAGCTTTTTTCTCAGCCACGTCCAACTGTAGTGATGACGCCACTGCAGGTTTTTTCTCATCCATGTCAGACTATAGAGTCCGTCAAGCTCCAGTCCGGGCAGCAGCAGTCTGTAGAGTCAAAGTGCCCAGAGCTACAGTCTGTGCTGTTCCCGACAGTACTGTTTACGTCCCCCAAGCTTTAATCCGTCCTACGGCCGACTGTAGTGCTGACGTCCCGCAAGCCTCAGTCTGTCAGACACAGGACACTGTGTCATCTCTGTTGAGCGATCTGGAGGACAATGATACACTTATTATTG ACATCAGTGGATGCAGTTATGAAATCAGCAGTCAGCTGGGTGAAGGAGGTTTTGGAACCGTTTATGCAGCAACTCGTTTGGACGATGGCTTTCAG GTGGCAGTAAAAATCGCTTCCAAGAGGAACACGAAATTCATCAGCATT GACGGTTATTCCAAACCTCTTCCACTGGAGGTCGCTCTGCAAATTCTTGCGAATCAAGGCCCCAGGGTTCCTGAAATCATCCAGCTTTTGGACTGGCAGATGGAGCGTGATCACTACGTTATTGTCCTAGAGCGACCCATGCCCTGTCAGTCCTTGTACGAATTTATGGAGAGCTACAAGGGCTCCATTAAAGAGGACATGGCACGGGCTATCATGCGCCAGGCAACACATGCAGCTCAGACGTGCTGCCAGCGTGGGGTGTTTCACAGAGATATAAAGCTGGAAAACTTGCTGATTAACCCGGACACCCTGGAAGTCAAATTGATCGACTTCGGATGCGGTGCAATCCTTACCAGCGAGGGTTACACGTCCTTTGCTG GCACAGATGATTACTACCCTCCCGAGTATCTGTTCATCGGCAAGTACCACGGGAAACCGGCGACGGTTTGGTCACTCGGGATAATCTTGTTTGCAATGCTCACCTGGAAATTTCCAAAGAGACGAGACCTGCGCTTGATCAATGATAAAATCTGGACCAAACATGGCTTGTCACAAG AATGCCatgattttatcagctgttgTCTCCAGATTGACCCAAAGCAGAGGATTGAATTGGAGAAACTCAGTCTCCACAACTGGTTTAAG GCATGA